A region from the Prionailurus viverrinus isolate Anna chromosome E2, UM_Priviv_1.0, whole genome shotgun sequence genome encodes:
- the LOC125152948 gene encoding leukocyte immunoglobulin-like receptor subfamily B member 3 isoform X24, which yields MTPTLTTLLLLGLSVGPRTRAQAGTLPTPSIWAEPGSVVPWDSAVTIWCQGTLEAVEFYLNKDGHPVPWDRQKPLEPGNKAKFSIIYMTEQYAGRYHCSYRSPAGLSERSDPLELVVTGFQAKPTLSALPNPMVTSGGKVTLQCTSRTGFHRFVLMKEGEPRPAWTLDSQQPTSGQFQALFPVGPVTPSARWTFRCHGYFNNTPQVWSHPSDPLELLVSGMSRKPSLLTQQSPVVTPGQRLTLQCRSDVGYDRFALYKEAARDLPQHLSLQPQAGLSGADFPLGPVSGSHGGRYTCYGGHNLSSEWSAPSDPLDILVTGQLPSTPSLSVQPGPTVASGENVILLCQSWSFVDTFLLSKEGAADPPLRLRSKYRAGHYQAKFSMSPVTSAQGGTYRCYGSYSTFPYLLSHPSDPLELQVSGSSGESSPPATDPSSTAGPNRYLYVLIGAAGAFVLLLCLLVVLLVRRRRQGKGRKPGAADPEPQDRGLQDSSGPAAATQEETLYAAVQDAQPEEGVELDQRQDAENGDPQGTTYAQVSHSRSRLSRGPATSPSPLWGGLPDTEDKQAEEDRQMDSQAAASDAPPDVTYAQLNRLTLRRETSAPHSSQAGEPPAEPSVYAALAIR from the exons ATGACCCCCACCCTAACGACCCTGCTTCTCCTCG GGCTGAGTGTGGGACCCAGGACCCGAGCTCAGGCAG ggaccctccccacaccctccatCTGggctgagccaggctctgtggtcCCTTGGGATAGTGCTGTGACCATTTGGTGTCAGGGGACCCTGGAGGCCGTGGAGTTCTATCTGAATAAAGACGGACACCCAGTGCCCTGGGACAGACAGAAGCCACTGGAGCCTGGGAACAAAGCCAAGTTCTCCATCATATACATGACAGAGCAGTATGCAGGCCGATATCACTGTTCCTATCGGAGCCCCGCTGGATTGTCAGAGCGCAGTGACCCCCTGGAGCTGGTGGTGACAG GTTTCCAGGCCAAACCCACTCTCTCAGCCCTGCCCAACCCCATGGTGACCTCAGGAGGGAAGGTGACCCTCCAGTGCACCTCACGGACAGGATTCCATAGGTTCGTCCTGATGAAGGAAGGAGAACCCAGACCCGCCTGGACACTGGACTCCCAGCAACCCACCAGTGGACAGTTCCAGGCCCTGTTTCCTGTGGGCCCTGTGACCCCCAGCGCCAGGTGGACGTTCAGATGCCATGGCTATTTCAACAACACTCCCCAGGTGTGGTCACACCCCAGTGACCCCCTAGAACTGCTGGTCTCAG GTAtgtccaggaagccttccctccTGACCCAGCAGAGCCCCGTTGTGACCCCTGGACAGAGGCTGACCCTCCAGTGTCGCTCTGACGTCGGCTATGACAGATTCGCTCTATACAAGGAGGCGGCACGTGACCTTCCCCAGCACCTTAGCCtgcagccccaggctgggctctcgGGGGCCGACTTCCCCCTGGGCCCAGTGAGCGGCTCCCACGGGGGCCGGTACACATGCTATGGTGGACACAACCTCTCCTCCGAGTGGTCGGCCCCCAGTGACCCCCTGGACATCCTGGTCACAG gACAGCTCCCCTCCACACCCTCCCTCTCAGTGCAGCCAGGACCCACGGTGGCCTCAGGAGAGAACGTGATCCTGCTGTGTCAGTCCTGGAGCTTTGTGGACACTTTCCTTCTGTCCAAGGAGGGGGCAGCCGACCCTCCCCTGCGTCTTAGATCAAAGTACCGAGCTGGGCATTACCAGGCCAAATTCTCCATGAGTCCTGTGACCTCAGCCCAGGGGGGGACCTACAGGTGCTACGGCTCATACAGCACCTTCCCCTACCTGTTGTCACACCCCAGTGACCCCCTGGAGCTCCAGGTCTCAG GATCCTCTGGAGAGTCCAGCCCCCCAGCCACAGATCCCAGCTCAACAGCTG GTCCCAACCGGTACCTGTACGTCCTCATCGGGGCCGCGGGGGCCTTCGTCCTGCTGCTCTGcctcctcgtcgtcctcctcGTCCGTCGCCGGCGTCAGGGCAAAGGCAGGAAGCCGG GGGCCGCAGACCCAGAGCCCCAGGACAGAGGCCTGCAGGACAG CTCCGGGCCAGCTGCCGCCACCCAGGAGGAGACCCTCT aTGCCGCCGTGCAAGACGCACAGCCCGAGGAGGGGGTGGAGCTGGACCAGCGG CAGGACGCGGAGAATGGAGACCCCCAAGGAACGACGTATGCCCAGGTGAGCCACTCAAGATCAAGACTCAGTCGGGGACCGGCCACTTCTCCTTCCCCCCTGTGGGGGGGATTGCCGGACACAGAAGACAAACAAGCAGAGGAAGACAGGCAGATGGACAGTCAG GCTGCCGCATCTGACGCCCCCCCAGATGTGACCTACGCCCAGCTGAACCGCTTGACGCTCAGACGGGAGACGAGTGCACCCCATTCCTCCCAAGCCGGGGAGCCTCCAGCAGAGCCCAGCGTGTATGCTGCTCTGGCCATCCGCTAG
- the LOC125152948 gene encoding leukocyte immunoglobulin-like receptor subfamily B member 3 isoform X8: MRACSSSISGILENHNSHLAPGFTPQRLVPAPANVVVFQDPLRPLPFGIPPRRGTASRVARGPRSLSAPGDSPLPSELHQIPRSGITGSYEPTPSHQPSVFSTHHPSHDQQLRGKVLNVCHQSAGEPVTWAGTTNLLTVQLRTWLRALFTWWHIWTAPAMHNCVLMTVLESLGGTDILNNGQWFSDTWSKRFGKGKAMWKALETRLPTEIVERREGIDGPWRSRLLCVRSFQFPLLLHLKTHRKNPPIPLAPAVQLLIGLSVGPRTRAQAGTLPTPSIWAEPGSVVPWDSAVTIWCQGTLEAVEFYLNKDGHPVPWDRQKPLEPGNKAKFSIIYMTEQYAGRYHCSYRSPAGLSERSDPLELVVTGFQAKPTLSALPNPMVTSGGKVTLQCTSRTGFHRFVLMKEGEPRPAWTLDSQQPTSGQFQALFPVGPVTPSARWTFRCHGYFNNTPQVWSHPSDPLELLVSGMSRKPSLLTQQSPVVTPGQRLTLQCRSDVGYDRFALYKEAARDLPQHLSLQPQAGLSGADFPLGPVSGSHGGRYTCYGGHNLSSEWSAPSDPLDILVTGQLPSTPSLSVQPGPTVASGENVILLCQSWSFVDTFLLSKEGAADPPLRLRSKYRAGHYQAKFSMSPVTSAQGGTYRCYGSYSTFPYLLSHPSDPLELQVSGSSGESSPPATDPSSTAGPNRYLYVLIGAAGAFVLLLCLLVVLLVRRRRQGKGRKPGAADPEPQDRGLQDSSGPAAATQEETLYAAVQDAQPEEGVELDQRQDAENGDPQGTTYAQVSHSRSRLSRGPATSPSPLWGGLPDTEDKQAEEDRQMDSQAAASDAPPDVTYAQLNRLTLRRETSAPHSSQAGEPPAEPSVYAALAIR; this comes from the exons ATACCCAGGAGcggaatcactggatcatatg AGCCTACCCCTTCTCATCAGCCCTCAGTCTTCTCCACTCACCACCCCAGCCATGACCAGCAGCTGCGAGGAAAGGTACTCAATGTCTGCCACCAAAGTGCGGGGGAGCCGGTCACCTGGGCAGGAACCACAAACCTTCTGACTGTCCAGCTCCGAACCTGGCTCCGGGCACTCTTCACTTGGTGGCACATTTGGACAGCGCCTGCAATGCACAACTGTGTGCTTATGACAG TTCTGGAATCTTTAGGTGGCACAGATATCCTCAACAACGGGCAGTGGTTTTCTGACACGTGGAGTAAGAGATTTGGcaaaggaaaggccatgtggAAGGCTCTGGAAACACGTCTCCCTACCGAAATAGTGGAACGAAG GGAAGGCATAGACGGGCCTTGGAGAAGCAGGCTCTTGTGTGTCAGGTCATTCCAGTTTCCACTTCTACTCCATCTGAAGACCCATAGAAAAAACCCACCAATCCCCTTGGCACCTGCTGTGCAGCTCCTGATTG GGCTGAGTGTGGGACCCAGGACCCGAGCTCAGGCAG ggaccctccccacaccctccatCTGggctgagccaggctctgtggtcCCTTGGGATAGTGCTGTGACCATTTGGTGTCAGGGGACCCTGGAGGCCGTGGAGTTCTATCTGAATAAAGACGGACACCCAGTGCCCTGGGACAGACAGAAGCCACTGGAGCCTGGGAACAAAGCCAAGTTCTCCATCATATACATGACAGAGCAGTATGCAGGCCGATATCACTGTTCCTATCGGAGCCCCGCTGGATTGTCAGAGCGCAGTGACCCCCTGGAGCTGGTGGTGACAG GTTTCCAGGCCAAACCCACTCTCTCAGCCCTGCCCAACCCCATGGTGACCTCAGGAGGGAAGGTGACCCTCCAGTGCACCTCACGGACAGGATTCCATAGGTTCGTCCTGATGAAGGAAGGAGAACCCAGACCCGCCTGGACACTGGACTCCCAGCAACCCACCAGTGGACAGTTCCAGGCCCTGTTTCCTGTGGGCCCTGTGACCCCCAGCGCCAGGTGGACGTTCAGATGCCATGGCTATTTCAACAACACTCCCCAGGTGTGGTCACACCCCAGTGACCCCCTAGAACTGCTGGTCTCAG GTAtgtccaggaagccttccctccTGACCCAGCAGAGCCCCGTTGTGACCCCTGGACAGAGGCTGACCCTCCAGTGTCGCTCTGACGTCGGCTATGACAGATTCGCTCTATACAAGGAGGCGGCACGTGACCTTCCCCAGCACCTTAGCCtgcagccccaggctgggctctcgGGGGCCGACTTCCCCCTGGGCCCAGTGAGCGGCTCCCACGGGGGCCGGTACACATGCTATGGTGGACACAACCTCTCCTCCGAGTGGTCGGCCCCCAGTGACCCCCTGGACATCCTGGTCACAG gACAGCTCCCCTCCACACCCTCCCTCTCAGTGCAGCCAGGACCCACGGTGGCCTCAGGAGAGAACGTGATCCTGCTGTGTCAGTCCTGGAGCTTTGTGGACACTTTCCTTCTGTCCAAGGAGGGGGCAGCCGACCCTCCCCTGCGTCTTAGATCAAAGTACCGAGCTGGGCATTACCAGGCCAAATTCTCCATGAGTCCTGTGACCTCAGCCCAGGGGGGGACCTACAGGTGCTACGGCTCATACAGCACCTTCCCCTACCTGTTGTCACACCCCAGTGACCCCCTGGAGCTCCAGGTCTCAG GATCCTCTGGAGAGTCCAGCCCCCCAGCCACAGATCCCAGCTCAACAGCTG GTCCCAACCGGTACCTGTACGTCCTCATCGGGGCCGCGGGGGCCTTCGTCCTGCTGCTCTGcctcctcgtcgtcctcctcGTCCGTCGCCGGCGTCAGGGCAAAGGCAGGAAGCCGG GGGCCGCAGACCCAGAGCCCCAGGACAGAGGCCTGCAGGACAG CTCCGGGCCAGCTGCCGCCACCCAGGAGGAGACCCTCT aTGCCGCCGTGCAAGACGCACAGCCCGAGGAGGGGGTGGAGCTGGACCAGCGG CAGGACGCGGAGAATGGAGACCCCCAAGGAACGACGTATGCCCAGGTGAGCCACTCAAGATCAAGACTCAGTCGGGGACCGGCCACTTCTCCTTCCCCCCTGTGGGGGGGATTGCCGGACACAGAAGACAAACAAGCAGAGGAAGACAGGCAGATGGACAGTCAG GCTGCCGCATCTGACGCCCCCCCAGATGTGACCTACGCCCAGCTGAACCGCTTGACGCTCAGACGGGAGACGAGTGCACCCCATTCCTCCCAAGCCGGGGAGCCTCCAGCAGAGCCCAGCGTGTATGCTGCTCTGGCCATCCGCTAG
- the LOC125152948 gene encoding leukocyte immunoglobulin-like receptor subfamily B member 3 isoform X22, whose amino-acid sequence MTPTLTTLLLLGLSVGPRTRAQAGTLPTPSIWAEPGSVVPWDSAVTIWCQGTLEAVEFYLNKDGHPVPWDRQKPLEPGNKAKFSIIYMTEQYAGRYHCSYRSPAGLSERSDPLELVVTGFQAKPTLSALPNPMVTSGGKVTLQCTSRTGFHRFVLMKEGEPRPAWTLDSQQPTSGQFQALFPVGPVTPSARWTFRCHGYFNNTPQVWSHPSDPLELLVSGMSRKPSLLTQQSPVVTPGQRLTLQCRSDVGYDRFALYKEAARDLPQHLSLQPQAGLSGADFPLGPVSGSHGGRYTCYGGHNLSSEWSAPSDPLDILVTGQLPSTPSLSVQPGPTVASGENVILLCQSWSFVDTFLLSKEGAADPPLRLRSKYRAGHYQAKFSMSPVTSAQGGTYRCYGSYSTFPYLLSHPSDPLELQVSGSSGESSPPATDPSSTAGPNRYLYVLIGAAGAFVLLLCLLVVLLVRRRRQGKGRKPGAADPEPQDRGLQDSSGPAAATQEETLSDAAVQDAQPEEGVELDQRQDAENGDPQGTTYAQVSHSRSRLSRGPATSPSPLWGGLPDTEDKQAEEDRQMDSQAAASDAPPDVTYAQLNRLTLRRETSAPHSSQAGEPPAEPSVYAALAIR is encoded by the exons ATGACCCCCACCCTAACGACCCTGCTTCTCCTCG GGCTGAGTGTGGGACCCAGGACCCGAGCTCAGGCAG ggaccctccccacaccctccatCTGggctgagccaggctctgtggtcCCTTGGGATAGTGCTGTGACCATTTGGTGTCAGGGGACCCTGGAGGCCGTGGAGTTCTATCTGAATAAAGACGGACACCCAGTGCCCTGGGACAGACAGAAGCCACTGGAGCCTGGGAACAAAGCCAAGTTCTCCATCATATACATGACAGAGCAGTATGCAGGCCGATATCACTGTTCCTATCGGAGCCCCGCTGGATTGTCAGAGCGCAGTGACCCCCTGGAGCTGGTGGTGACAG GTTTCCAGGCCAAACCCACTCTCTCAGCCCTGCCCAACCCCATGGTGACCTCAGGAGGGAAGGTGACCCTCCAGTGCACCTCACGGACAGGATTCCATAGGTTCGTCCTGATGAAGGAAGGAGAACCCAGACCCGCCTGGACACTGGACTCCCAGCAACCCACCAGTGGACAGTTCCAGGCCCTGTTTCCTGTGGGCCCTGTGACCCCCAGCGCCAGGTGGACGTTCAGATGCCATGGCTATTTCAACAACACTCCCCAGGTGTGGTCACACCCCAGTGACCCCCTAGAACTGCTGGTCTCAG GTAtgtccaggaagccttccctccTGACCCAGCAGAGCCCCGTTGTGACCCCTGGACAGAGGCTGACCCTCCAGTGTCGCTCTGACGTCGGCTATGACAGATTCGCTCTATACAAGGAGGCGGCACGTGACCTTCCCCAGCACCTTAGCCtgcagccccaggctgggctctcgGGGGCCGACTTCCCCCTGGGCCCAGTGAGCGGCTCCCACGGGGGCCGGTACACATGCTATGGTGGACACAACCTCTCCTCCGAGTGGTCGGCCCCCAGTGACCCCCTGGACATCCTGGTCACAG gACAGCTCCCCTCCACACCCTCCCTCTCAGTGCAGCCAGGACCCACGGTGGCCTCAGGAGAGAACGTGATCCTGCTGTGTCAGTCCTGGAGCTTTGTGGACACTTTCCTTCTGTCCAAGGAGGGGGCAGCCGACCCTCCCCTGCGTCTTAGATCAAAGTACCGAGCTGGGCATTACCAGGCCAAATTCTCCATGAGTCCTGTGACCTCAGCCCAGGGGGGGACCTACAGGTGCTACGGCTCATACAGCACCTTCCCCTACCTGTTGTCACACCCCAGTGACCCCCTGGAGCTCCAGGTCTCAG GATCCTCTGGAGAGTCCAGCCCCCCAGCCACAGATCCCAGCTCAACAGCTG GTCCCAACCGGTACCTGTACGTCCTCATCGGGGCCGCGGGGGCCTTCGTCCTGCTGCTCTGcctcctcgtcgtcctcctcGTCCGTCGCCGGCGTCAGGGCAAAGGCAGGAAGCCGG GGGCCGCAGACCCAGAGCCCCAGGACAGAGGCCTGCAGGACAG CTCCGGGCCAGCTGCCGCCACCCAGGAGGAGACCCTCT cagaTGCCGCCGTGCAAGACGCACAGCCCGAGGAGGGGGTGGAGCTGGACCAGCGG CAGGACGCGGAGAATGGAGACCCCCAAGGAACGACGTATGCCCAGGTGAGCCACTCAAGATCAAGACTCAGTCGGGGACCGGCCACTTCTCCTTCCCCCCTGTGGGGGGGATTGCCGGACACAGAAGACAAACAAGCAGAGGAAGACAGGCAGATGGACAGTCAG GCTGCCGCATCTGACGCCCCCCCAGATGTGACCTACGCCCAGCTGAACCGCTTGACGCTCAGACGGGAGACGAGTGCACCCCATTCCTCCCAAGCCGGGGAGCCTCCAGCAGAGCCCAGCGTGTATGCTGCTCTGGCCATCCGCTAG
- the LOC125152948 gene encoding leukocyte immunoglobulin-like receptor subfamily B member 3 isoform X7 has product MRACSSSISGILENHNSHLAPGFTPQRLVPAPANVVVFQDPLRPLPFGIPPRRGTASRVARGPRSLSAPGDSPLPSELHQIPRSGITGSYEPTPSHQPSVFSTHHPSHDQQLRGKVLNVCHQSAGEPVTWAGTTNLLTVQLRTWLRALFTWWHIWTAPAMHNCVLMTVLESLGGTDILNNGQWFSDTWSKRFGKGKAMWKALETRLPTEIVERREGIDGPWRSRLLCVRSFQFPLLLHLKTHRKNPPIPLAPAVQLLIGLSVGPRTRAQAGTLPTPSIWAEPGSVVPWDSAVTIWCQGTLEAVEFYLNKDGHPVPWDRQKPLEPGNKAKFSIIYMTEQYAGRYHCSYRSPAGLSERSDPLELVVTGFQAKPTLSALPNPMVTSGGKVTLQCTSRTGFHRFVLMKEGEPRPAWTLDSQQPTSGQFQALFPVGPVTPSARWTFRCHGYFNNTPQVWSHPSDPLELLVSGMSRKPSLLTQQSPVVTPGQRLTLQCRSDVGYDRFALYKEAARDLPQHLSLQPQAGLSGADFPLGPVSGSHGGRYTCYGGHNLSSEWSAPSDPLDILVTGQLPSTPSLSVQPGPTVASGENVILLCQSWSFVDTFLLSKEGAADPPLRLRSKYRAGHYQAKFSMSPVTSAQGGTYRCYGSYSTFPYLLSHPSDPLELQVSGSSGESSPPATDPSSTAGPNRYLYVLIGAAGAFVLLLCLLVVLLVRRRRQGKGRKPGAADPEPQDRGLQDSSGPAAATQEETLSDAAVQDAQPEEGVELDQRQDAENGDPQGTTYAQVSHSRSRLSRGPATSPSPLWGGLPDTEDKQAEEDRQMDSQAAASDAPPDVTYAQLNRLTLRRETSAPHSSQAGEPPAEPSVYAALAIR; this is encoded by the exons ATACCCAGGAGcggaatcactggatcatatg AGCCTACCCCTTCTCATCAGCCCTCAGTCTTCTCCACTCACCACCCCAGCCATGACCAGCAGCTGCGAGGAAAGGTACTCAATGTCTGCCACCAAAGTGCGGGGGAGCCGGTCACCTGGGCAGGAACCACAAACCTTCTGACTGTCCAGCTCCGAACCTGGCTCCGGGCACTCTTCACTTGGTGGCACATTTGGACAGCGCCTGCAATGCACAACTGTGTGCTTATGACAG TTCTGGAATCTTTAGGTGGCACAGATATCCTCAACAACGGGCAGTGGTTTTCTGACACGTGGAGTAAGAGATTTGGcaaaggaaaggccatgtggAAGGCTCTGGAAACACGTCTCCCTACCGAAATAGTGGAACGAAG GGAAGGCATAGACGGGCCTTGGAGAAGCAGGCTCTTGTGTGTCAGGTCATTCCAGTTTCCACTTCTACTCCATCTGAAGACCCATAGAAAAAACCCACCAATCCCCTTGGCACCTGCTGTGCAGCTCCTGATTG GGCTGAGTGTGGGACCCAGGACCCGAGCTCAGGCAG ggaccctccccacaccctccatCTGggctgagccaggctctgtggtcCCTTGGGATAGTGCTGTGACCATTTGGTGTCAGGGGACCCTGGAGGCCGTGGAGTTCTATCTGAATAAAGACGGACACCCAGTGCCCTGGGACAGACAGAAGCCACTGGAGCCTGGGAACAAAGCCAAGTTCTCCATCATATACATGACAGAGCAGTATGCAGGCCGATATCACTGTTCCTATCGGAGCCCCGCTGGATTGTCAGAGCGCAGTGACCCCCTGGAGCTGGTGGTGACAG GTTTCCAGGCCAAACCCACTCTCTCAGCCCTGCCCAACCCCATGGTGACCTCAGGAGGGAAGGTGACCCTCCAGTGCACCTCACGGACAGGATTCCATAGGTTCGTCCTGATGAAGGAAGGAGAACCCAGACCCGCCTGGACACTGGACTCCCAGCAACCCACCAGTGGACAGTTCCAGGCCCTGTTTCCTGTGGGCCCTGTGACCCCCAGCGCCAGGTGGACGTTCAGATGCCATGGCTATTTCAACAACACTCCCCAGGTGTGGTCACACCCCAGTGACCCCCTAGAACTGCTGGTCTCAG GTAtgtccaggaagccttccctccTGACCCAGCAGAGCCCCGTTGTGACCCCTGGACAGAGGCTGACCCTCCAGTGTCGCTCTGACGTCGGCTATGACAGATTCGCTCTATACAAGGAGGCGGCACGTGACCTTCCCCAGCACCTTAGCCtgcagccccaggctgggctctcgGGGGCCGACTTCCCCCTGGGCCCAGTGAGCGGCTCCCACGGGGGCCGGTACACATGCTATGGTGGACACAACCTCTCCTCCGAGTGGTCGGCCCCCAGTGACCCCCTGGACATCCTGGTCACAG gACAGCTCCCCTCCACACCCTCCCTCTCAGTGCAGCCAGGACCCACGGTGGCCTCAGGAGAGAACGTGATCCTGCTGTGTCAGTCCTGGAGCTTTGTGGACACTTTCCTTCTGTCCAAGGAGGGGGCAGCCGACCCTCCCCTGCGTCTTAGATCAAAGTACCGAGCTGGGCATTACCAGGCCAAATTCTCCATGAGTCCTGTGACCTCAGCCCAGGGGGGGACCTACAGGTGCTACGGCTCATACAGCACCTTCCCCTACCTGTTGTCACACCCCAGTGACCCCCTGGAGCTCCAGGTCTCAG GATCCTCTGGAGAGTCCAGCCCCCCAGCCACAGATCCCAGCTCAACAGCTG GTCCCAACCGGTACCTGTACGTCCTCATCGGGGCCGCGGGGGCCTTCGTCCTGCTGCTCTGcctcctcgtcgtcctcctcGTCCGTCGCCGGCGTCAGGGCAAAGGCAGGAAGCCGG GGGCCGCAGACCCAGAGCCCCAGGACAGAGGCCTGCAGGACAG CTCCGGGCCAGCTGCCGCCACCCAGGAGGAGACCCTCT cagaTGCCGCCGTGCAAGACGCACAGCCCGAGGAGGGGGTGGAGCTGGACCAGCGG CAGGACGCGGAGAATGGAGACCCCCAAGGAACGACGTATGCCCAGGTGAGCCACTCAAGATCAAGACTCAGTCGGGGACCGGCCACTTCTCCTTCCCCCCTGTGGGGGGGATTGCCGGACACAGAAGACAAACAAGCAGAGGAAGACAGGCAGATGGACAGTCAG GCTGCCGCATCTGACGCCCCCCCAGATGTGACCTACGCCCAGCTGAACCGCTTGACGCTCAGACGGGAGACGAGTGCACCCCATTCCTCCCAAGCCGGGGAGCCTCCAGCAGAGCCCAGCGTGTATGCTGCTCTGGCCATCCGCTAG
- the LOC125152948 gene encoding leukocyte immunoglobulin-like receptor subfamily A member 6 isoform X20 encodes MHNCVLMTVLESLGGTDILNNGQWFSDTWSKRFGKGKAMWKALETRLPTEIVERREGIDGPWRSRLLCVRSFQFPLLLHLKTHRKNPPIPLAPAVQLLIGLSVGPRTRAQAGTLPTPSIWAEPGSVVPWDSAVTIWCQGTLEAVEFYLNKDGHPVPWDRQKPLEPGNKAKFSIIYMTEQYAGRYHCSYRSPAGLSERSDPLELVVTGFQAKPTLSALPNPMVTSGGKVTLQCTSRTGFHRFVLMKEGEPRPAWTLDSQQPTSGQFQALFPVGPVTPSARWTFRCHGYFNNTPQVWSHPSDPLELLVSGMSRKPSLLTQQSPVVTPGQRLTLQCRSDVGYDRFALYKEAARDLPQHLSLQPQAGLSGADFPLGPVSGSHGGRYTCYGGHNLSSEWSAPSDPLDILVTGQLPSTPSLSVQPGPTVASGENVILLCQSWSFVDTFLLSKEGAADPPLRLRSKYRAGHYQAKFSMSPVTSAQGGTYRCYGSYSTFPYLLSHPSDPLELQVSGSSGESSPPATDPSSTAGPNRYLYVLIGAAGAFVLLLCLLVVLLVRRRRQGKGRKPGAADPEPQDRGLQDSSGPAAATQEETLSDAAVQDAQPEEGVELDQRQDAENGDPQGTTYAQVSHSRSRLSRGPATSPSPLWGGLPDTEDKQAEEDRQMDSQVGPLFSRLPGSPHPNHTPPLSLRPLQAAASDAPPDVTYAQLNRLTLRRETSAPHSSQAGEPPAEPSVYAALAIR; translated from the exons ATGCACAACTGTGTGCTTATGACAG TTCTGGAATCTTTAGGTGGCACAGATATCCTCAACAACGGGCAGTGGTTTTCTGACACGTGGAGTAAGAGATTTGGcaaaggaaaggccatgtggAAGGCTCTGGAAACACGTCTCCCTACCGAAATAGTGGAACGAAG GGAAGGCATAGACGGGCCTTGGAGAAGCAGGCTCTTGTGTGTCAGGTCATTCCAGTTTCCACTTCTACTCCATCTGAAGACCCATAGAAAAAACCCACCAATCCCCTTGGCACCTGCTGTGCAGCTCCTGATTG GGCTGAGTGTGGGACCCAGGACCCGAGCTCAGGCAG ggaccctccccacaccctccatCTGggctgagccaggctctgtggtcCCTTGGGATAGTGCTGTGACCATTTGGTGTCAGGGGACCCTGGAGGCCGTGGAGTTCTATCTGAATAAAGACGGACACCCAGTGCCCTGGGACAGACAGAAGCCACTGGAGCCTGGGAACAAAGCCAAGTTCTCCATCATATACATGACAGAGCAGTATGCAGGCCGATATCACTGTTCCTATCGGAGCCCCGCTGGATTGTCAGAGCGCAGTGACCCCCTGGAGCTGGTGGTGACAG GTTTCCAGGCCAAACCCACTCTCTCAGCCCTGCCCAACCCCATGGTGACCTCAGGAGGGAAGGTGACCCTCCAGTGCACCTCACGGACAGGATTCCATAGGTTCGTCCTGATGAAGGAAGGAGAACCCAGACCCGCCTGGACACTGGACTCCCAGCAACCCACCAGTGGACAGTTCCAGGCCCTGTTTCCTGTGGGCCCTGTGACCCCCAGCGCCAGGTGGACGTTCAGATGCCATGGCTATTTCAACAACACTCCCCAGGTGTGGTCACACCCCAGTGACCCCCTAGAACTGCTGGTCTCAG GTAtgtccaggaagccttccctccTGACCCAGCAGAGCCCCGTTGTGACCCCTGGACAGAGGCTGACCCTCCAGTGTCGCTCTGACGTCGGCTATGACAGATTCGCTCTATACAAGGAGGCGGCACGTGACCTTCCCCAGCACCTTAGCCtgcagccccaggctgggctctcgGGGGCCGACTTCCCCCTGGGCCCAGTGAGCGGCTCCCACGGGGGCCGGTACACATGCTATGGTGGACACAACCTCTCCTCCGAGTGGTCGGCCCCCAGTGACCCCCTGGACATCCTGGTCACAG gACAGCTCCCCTCCACACCCTCCCTCTCAGTGCAGCCAGGACCCACGGTGGCCTCAGGAGAGAACGTGATCCTGCTGTGTCAGTCCTGGAGCTTTGTGGACACTTTCCTTCTGTCCAAGGAGGGGGCAGCCGACCCTCCCCTGCGTCTTAGATCAAAGTACCGAGCTGGGCATTACCAGGCCAAATTCTCCATGAGTCCTGTGACCTCAGCCCAGGGGGGGACCTACAGGTGCTACGGCTCATACAGCACCTTCCCCTACCTGTTGTCACACCCCAGTGACCCCCTGGAGCTCCAGGTCTCAG GATCCTCTGGAGAGTCCAGCCCCCCAGCCACAGATCCCAGCTCAACAGCTG GTCCCAACCGGTACCTGTACGTCCTCATCGGGGCCGCGGGGGCCTTCGTCCTGCTGCTCTGcctcctcgtcgtcctcctcGTCCGTCGCCGGCGTCAGGGCAAAGGCAGGAAGCCGG GGGCCGCAGACCCAGAGCCCCAGGACAGAGGCCTGCAGGACAG CTCCGGGCCAGCTGCCGCCACCCAGGAGGAGACCCTCT cagaTGCCGCCGTGCAAGACGCACAGCCCGAGGAGGGGGTGGAGCTGGACCAGCGG CAGGACGCGGAGAATGGAGACCCCCAAGGAACGACGTATGCCCAGGTGAGCCACTCAAGATCAAGACTCAGTCGGGGACCGGCCACTTCTCCTTCCCCCCTGTGGGGGGGATTGCCGGACACAGAAGACAAACAAGCAGAGGAAGACAGGCAGATGGACAGTCAGGTGGGTCCTCTCTtctccaggctcccaggctcGCCCCACCCCAaccacacacctcccctctccctccgcccaCTGCAGGCTGCCGCATCTGACGCCCCCCCAGATGTGACCTACGCCCAGCTGAACCGCTTGACGCTCAGACGGGAGACGAGTGCACCCCATTCCTCCCAAGCCGGGGAGCCTCCAGCAGAGCCCAGCGTGTATGCTGCTCTGGCCATCCGCTAG